One window of Saprospiraceae bacterium genomic DNA carries:
- a CDS encoding choice-of-anchor B family protein: MQRLIHKLFILYIIMLISSNLFAQPAYHIQLLSQVKIAEQASSIWGYTDSSGLEYALLGTSLGVRIYSLADPYNPVELKFIPCSTSIWRELKTAGAYAYVVTESGDGLLIIDMKTLDHQFVKTVYNTAGDSLRILSSHTLYVDENQLIYLAGASGVGGFIILDPRKNPWQPEWLNATSFEYMHEVHVYKDTLYGAAIYNGIFSIWDVKDKKNPKRIAEHESSGHFTHSVWIEKNRPILYTNDETSGAAVGAWDVSDPSFIRKTDEFKIGGDQSRFLVPHNVFHKGDKLYVAYYSEGVRILDTKDPYNLLEVAYYDTDTLQKNKAGFRGCWSVYPFFNSGISIASDIENGMYVLKYDSNQPTYLHAKIVDSITQEPIYNARLTIEQNGRNQEARSNLKGELRTGFPEADSVTVHVYFKGYFEKTIRVYLQRNQILKLDIALVELPKHQIQIRIQDKETHEAISFAKVLLSNPDYEYELSTNDSGVVIFNSIYESSWDLYAGKWAYKQAWIPSFVLQNDTIIHIALEPGYEDDLVLDLGWQHFGADLNVRWKRGDFSEIPIPSSNFPSKDIEGDLGTKCLYTDNFDKDESFYRFIDSSFLFSPLMDLRRYDAIELSFASWAYGGFSSSKEQFLVFPDTSYFLQTAPENLSGLFNEPVQFKLDVHSFRRDSVRFLFRLYNDPQTAQQAIRMMAALDGFKLTGTKMNTQVSTYDNAKINLFPNPAGDKIYIKSEISLTGKLLKILDLNGTVIWQADLTDRSFLDVSKLEKGVYLLSCEGNRYPIKLIILK, encoded by the coding sequence ATGCAGCGTCTTATACATAAATTATTTATATTATACATAATCATGCTGATTAGCAGCAATTTATTTGCACAACCAGCCTATCATATCCAATTGCTTTCTCAAGTCAAGATTGCAGAACAAGCGAGCAGCATTTGGGGTTACACAGATTCCAGTGGTTTGGAGTATGCTTTATTAGGTACCAGTTTAGGTGTAAGGATCTATTCGTTGGCCGACCCCTATAATCCAGTCGAATTAAAATTTATCCCGTGTTCTACTTCCATTTGGAGGGAATTGAAGACAGCTGGAGCTTATGCTTATGTGGTTACTGAATCCGGTGATGGTTTATTAATTATAGACATGAAAACCCTTGATCACCAATTTGTAAAAACAGTTTACAATACAGCAGGTGACAGTTTGCGGATTTTATCATCACACACACTTTATGTTGATGAGAATCAACTCATTTATTTGGCAGGCGCTTCCGGAGTGGGAGGGTTTATCATTTTAGATCCAAGAAAAAATCCCTGGCAACCGGAATGGTTGAATGCCACCAGTTTTGAATACATGCATGAAGTACATGTTTACAAAGACACTTTATACGGTGCAGCGATTTACAATGGAATTTTCAGTATATGGGATGTAAAAGATAAAAAAAATCCGAAACGCATTGCGGAACATGAAAGTTCGGGTCATTTTACTCATTCCGTTTGGATTGAAAAGAATCGTCCGATATTATACACTAACGATGAAACATCCGGAGCAGCTGTAGGAGCCTGGGATGTTTCGGATCCATCTTTCATTCGCAAAACAGATGAGTTTAAAATTGGCGGAGATCAATCAAGATTTTTAGTTCCGCACAATGTTTTTCATAAAGGCGATAAATTGTATGTTGCATATTACTCAGAAGGAGTGCGCATTTTGGATACAAAAGATCCATACAATTTATTGGAAGTTGCTTATTACGATACAGACACACTTCAAAAAAACAAAGCAGGATTTCGTGGATGTTGGAGCGTATATCCATTTTTTAATTCTGGTATTAGTATTGCATCCGATATTGAAAACGGGATGTATGTTTTAAAATACGATTCCAATCAACCTACATACCTGCATGCAAAAATTGTAGATTCCATTACACAAGAACCTATTTACAATGCCAGATTGACCATCGAACAAAACGGTAGAAATCAAGAAGCGCGATCCAATTTAAAAGGGGAGTTAAGAACGGGTTTTCCAGAAGCGGATAGTGTTACGGTGCATGTGTACTTTAAAGGGTATTTTGAAAAAACCATCCGGGTTTATTTGCAACGCAATCAGATTTTAAAATTAGACATTGCATTGGTAGAATTGCCAAAGCATCAAATACAAATACGCATACAGGATAAAGAAACGCATGAAGCCATCTCATTTGCAAAAGTTCTTTTGTCAAATCCAGACTATGAGTATGAGTTAAGTACAAATGATTCGGGTGTTGTAATTTTTAATAGCATCTATGAATCAAGCTGGGATCTTTATGCAGGAAAATGGGCTTACAAACAAGCATGGATTCCATCATTTGTCTTGCAAAATGATACCATCATTCACATAGCTCTTGAACCGGGTTACGAAGATGATTTAGTCCTGGATTTAGGTTGGCAACATTTTGGGGCAGATTTAAATGTGCGATGGAAACGAGGCGATTTTTCTGAAATACCCATTCCCTCCAGTAATTTTCCTTCAAAAGATATTGAAGGCGATTTAGGCACTAAATGTTTATATACAGACAATTTTGACAAGGACGAAAGCTTTTATCGATTTATAGACAGCTCATTTTTATTTTCACCCTTGATGGATCTTCGTCGCTATGATGCCATTGAATTAAGTTTTGCATCCTGGGCTTATGGAGGATTTAGTTCGAGTAAGGAACAGTTTTTGGTCTTTCCGGATACCAGTTATTTCTTGCAAACAGCTCCAGAAAACCTCAGCGGACTCTTTAACGAACCAGTTCAATTTAAATTGGATGTACATAGTTTTAGACGTGATTCAGTCCGATTTTTATTTCGATTGTACAATGATCCACAAACTGCGCAGCAAGCCATTCGCATGATGGCGGCATTGGATGGATTTAAATTGACAGGTACAAAAATGAATACACAGGTATCCACATATGATAATGCTAAAATTAATTTATTTCCAAATCCGGCAGGAGATAAAATTTATATTAAATCAGAAATTTCGCTTACAGGCAAGCTGCTCAAAATTCTTGATTTAAATGGGACTGTAATCTGGCAAGCCGATTTAACAGATAGGTCATTTCTTGATGTCTCTAAGTTGGAGAAGGGTGTTTATTTATTGAGCTGTGAAGGCAATCGATATCCAATTAAATTAATAATCCTAAAATAA
- a CDS encoding CvpA family protein — MVIDILCLIIVGSSFYMGYSKGIIKSVFGILSILFAVLFTLKFSFVTINIVERMMHTDPRLSILIGFVFTFLIVMVCIRLAGSGFERVLETAHINLINQLAGGLASALIALALFSSVIYFTNKLRLLTDENKSTSFTYPLLEAMPAKSRWAIDKCKPLFSEFWQKTQDALNQVEQSLPKENQNPKKEL; from the coding sequence ATGGTGATTGATATACTTTGTTTGATAATAGTCGGTTCCAGTTTTTACATGGGCTATTCAAAAGGCATCATTAAATCTGTATTTGGAATTTTGAGTATTCTCTTTGCCGTTTTGTTTACACTTAAATTTTCATTTGTAACCATCAATATTGTTGAACGCATGATGCATACAGATCCAAGATTGAGCATTTTGATTGGATTTGTATTTACCTTTTTAATTGTCATGGTTTGTATCAGATTGGCTGGCAGTGGATTTGAACGAGTGCTCGAAACGGCTCACATCAATTTGATCAACCAATTAGCCGGCGGACTTGCATCAGCACTCATTGCATTGGCTTTGTTTAGTTCTGTTATTTATTTTACCAATAAACTAAGACTTCTGACCGATGAAAATAAATCGACTTCTTTTACCTATCCCTTATTGGAAGCCATGCCCGCCAAATCCCGTTGGGCTATTGATAAATGCAAACCCCTGTTTTCTGAGTTCTGGCAAAAAACTCAGGATGCCTTGAATCAGGTTGAACAATCATTACCCAAAGAAAATCAAAATCCAAAAAAAGAGTTGTAA
- the obgE gene encoding GTPase ObgE, translating into MAEQNFVDYVKIFFRSGKGGAGSVHFFRSKHNPKGGPDGGNGGRGGNVVLKGNAQLWTLLHLKYRKHIFASDGVNGSENNCTGADGESAIVEVPLGTVAINPDTGEKLLEVTEHDEEKVLIPGGRGGMGNTFFKSATHQAPDYAQPGEAAQEGWYVLELKLLADVGLVGFPNAGKSTLLSVLSAAKPKIADYAFTTIVPNLGIVSYREGKSFVMADIPGIIENAHQGKGLGLRFIRHIERNSVLLFMIPCDSQHIKQDYEVLLNELEQFNPELLDKPRLIAITKMDIVEPEWKNLIQKEIPSGIPHVFISSVTGQGLDELKDQIWQELNRTEH; encoded by the coding sequence ATGGCCGAACAAAACTTTGTTGATTATGTAAAAATCTTTTTTCGATCTGGAAAAGGAGGAGCCGGATCTGTTCATTTTTTTCGCAGCAAACACAATCCGAAAGGAGGACCGGACGGTGGGAATGGTGGCCGCGGAGGAAATGTGGTCTTGAAAGGAAATGCTCAACTCTGGACCTTATTGCATTTAAAATATAGAAAACACATTTTTGCATCAGACGGTGTAAATGGCAGTGAAAACAATTGCACCGGTGCAGATGGAGAAAGTGCCATCGTTGAGGTGCCTTTAGGTACCGTAGCAATCAATCCCGATACCGGCGAAAAATTATTGGAAGTAACTGAGCATGACGAGGAAAAAGTGCTGATTCCCGGCGGTCGGGGTGGCATGGGAAATACCTTTTTTAAATCGGCTACACATCAAGCACCGGATTATGCACAACCTGGAGAAGCCGCTCAGGAAGGCTGGTATGTTTTGGAATTAAAATTACTGGCCGATGTCGGATTGGTAGGCTTCCCAAATGCTGGTAAATCGACCTTATTATCTGTTTTAAGCGCAGCCAAACCTAAGATTGCAGATTATGCCTTTACAACCATCGTTCCGAATCTTGGCATTGTATCGTATCGGGAAGGCAAATCTTTTGTAATGGCCGATATACCGGGTATCATTGAAAATGCACACCAGGGGAAAGGCCTGGGATTGCGATTCATTCGGCATATCGAACGCAACAGCGTTTTATTGTTTATGATACCCTGCGATAGTCAGCACATCAAACAAGATTATGAGGTTTTATTGAATGAATTGGAACAATTCAATCCAGAATTGTTGGATAAGCCTCGCCTTATAGCGATTACAAAAATGGATATTGTGGAACCGGAATGGAAGAATCTGATTCAAAAAGAAATTCCATCAGGCATACCGCATGTGTTCATTTCATCAGTTACCGGCCAGGGTTTAGATGAATTAAAAGACCAGATTTGGCAAGAATTAAACCGCACAGAGCATTAA
- a CDS encoding DUF1287 domain-containing protein, protein MKTTTQIPILLKWAVWSCFILLFVHCQPARPSLQAYRLNKSGHLNEEQLRTELVSYARAFIGCKYKRAGKDKSGFDCSGFVRFVFNEYQIQMAASAHEQALNVPATRTEEALKGDLVFFSNQNKIVHVGIITESKKDRLMVIHSTSSKGVIEENILKSDYWIRRMHKVCSLNSYLHEAAVSLK, encoded by the coding sequence ATGAAAACTACGACCCAAATACCGATCCTATTAAAATGGGCAGTGTGGAGCTGCTTTATATTGCTTTTTGTTCATTGCCAACCAGCTCGTCCGTCTTTACAAGCATATCGACTGAACAAATCAGGGCATTTAAACGAGGAGCAATTGCGAACTGAATTGGTATCCTATGCCAGAGCGTTTATTGGCTGCAAGTATAAAAGGGCCGGAAAAGATAAATCGGGATTTGATTGCAGTGGATTTGTAAGATTTGTATTCAATGAATACCAGATTCAAATGGCAGCAAGTGCACACGAACAAGCCTTAAATGTACCAGCTACCCGGACAGAGGAAGCCTTAAAAGGAGATCTCGTCTTCTTTAGCAATCAGAATAAAATTGTACATGTTGGAATCATCACAGAAAGTAAGAAAGACCGGCTTATGGTAATTCACAGTACATCTTCCAAAGGTGTTATAGAAGAAAATATACTTAAATCTGATTATTGGATCAGGCGGATGCATAAAGTATGCAGTTTAAATAGCTATCTTCATGAGGCCGCTGTTTCGCTTAAATGA
- a CDS encoding gliding motility-associated C-terminal domain-containing protein, giving the protein MRYLAFILCFVYFSIAGFSQPLQFIDKHDSLSFKEVDVVTNNKGGWMCAMLRVDSSLTMTEFNHCGEVVGCNTLQIPNSVKVSNVQLNYLRQDTYLVLATVGTGLNSRILSFIYTNTGAIPASKVFGTATGNSNFQPLVSIFDQDHILIAFNYGNNPDSTNGRIFMMNRNLVSRWSKDLSLNTPMRWVKMSGANDFYIGAGSNVMKFDTSGKNLWSKNIANHQLMFNSVLSNDTALFFSTDFIDTRPDTAAIKRPRYKQVIALHEDGKFLWFTDRIRAYRNDTFLAEYNSRLLFDGRSNIVLNTIDTIKGDSIPSIFAHSWNGLGKATGSKYWSTTSKVTDYKSALLNDGNFAVNIAMDRGILNAKTSMTYETCENDTYKDSVRAPILIQNNSLSDLTDAPISTLDFALRSLVDTLKFPRDCEIFDLKDGEVPTPLCKGDSVFLQGIMLPNATYSWSNGSNQPGTWVKVAGDYFLTVNYCGKTVTITYKVFYISFPDQMIALQQCDYPYRLLSNQGADATYKWPNGETTPFLDINGPGTYNVTVTRCEAPYQISFNVTLKTFRDTTIPFMICNYPDFLFPNKFVGPGARFVWDNGDTTGFRVISGPGKYTANVNYCQSNFKITFDVGLDPMPNKNFDFNVCKYPFQIYGFTGRDGVSYRWTDGDTSKGVRTINNPGLYTVVNYYCRDSFRYSYNIFLEKFNNQSTVLQDSCAIIEEDSIALVPFIDYADSYEWENGDTSRNRKVNRIGTYRVTMKYCNQEFVHDFEVKDFSESYLLFPNVFPPNSEIKINKIYKPAVKYNGIISDYHIEIYNRWGQKIFTSNKIDEGWNGDYKGAQAPIDTYTYYATMKTDCGSAKVFAEA; this is encoded by the coding sequence ATGCGTTATCTAGCTTTTATACTGTGTTTTGTCTATTTTTCAATTGCTGGTTTTAGTCAACCCCTGCAATTTATCGACAAACACGACAGTCTTTCATTTAAAGAAGTCGATGTAGTGACCAACAATAAAGGGGGATGGATGTGTGCGATGTTGCGAGTAGATTCCAGTTTAACAATGACTGAATTTAATCATTGTGGTGAAGTGGTTGGTTGCAATACGCTTCAAATTCCCAATTCTGTTAAAGTCAGCAATGTGCAATTGAATTACCTAAGACAAGATACGTATTTGGTATTAGCAACTGTTGGAACCGGTTTAAATTCCAGAATTCTAAGTTTTATTTATACCAATACCGGTGCAATTCCAGCATCTAAAGTATTTGGAACGGCAACTGGCAATTCGAATTTCCAACCGCTTGTTTCAATTTTTGATCAGGACCATATTTTAATTGCATTTAATTATGGCAACAATCCGGATTCCACCAATGGACGGATTTTTATGATGAATCGCAATTTAGTCAGTCGATGGTCAAAAGACTTGTCCTTAAATACACCGATGCGATGGGTTAAAATGTCGGGGGCAAATGATTTTTATATTGGAGCAGGATCCAATGTTATGAAATTTGATACCAGTGGAAAAAATTTATGGTCAAAAAACATTGCCAACCATCAATTGATGTTTAACAGTGTACTCAGCAATGATACCGCATTGTTTTTTTCAACCGATTTTATAGATACGAGACCTGATACTGCAGCAATCAAACGTCCGCGATACAAGCAAGTGATTGCATTGCATGAAGATGGTAAATTTTTATGGTTTACGGATCGCATTCGTGCATATCGGAATGACACATTTTTAGCTGAATACAACAGCCGTTTATTGTTTGATGGGAGAAGCAACATTGTTTTAAATACAATTGATACCATAAAAGGAGATTCCATTCCATCGATCTTTGCACACAGTTGGAATGGTTTGGGTAAAGCAACCGGATCTAAATATTGGTCTACAACTTCCAAAGTCACTGATTATAAATCTGCCTTGCTAAATGATGGCAATTTTGCAGTCAATATTGCCATGGATCGTGGGATCCTCAATGCTAAAACCAGCATGACCTATGAAACTTGCGAAAATGATACATACAAAGATTCTGTCAGGGCTCCTATTTTAATTCAAAACAATTCTTTGAGCGATTTAACTGATGCTCCTATTTCTACTTTGGATTTTGCCTTGCGCAGTTTGGTAGATACCCTAAAGTTTCCACGCGATTGCGAAATCTTTGATTTAAAAGATGGGGAGGTTCCTACACCGCTTTGCAAAGGGGATTCTGTTTTTTTACAAGGTATTATGTTACCCAATGCAACGTATTCCTGGAGCAATGGTAGTAACCAACCAGGCACCTGGGTAAAAGTAGCCGGTGATTATTTTTTGACTGTAAATTATTGTGGAAAGACTGTAACCATAACTTATAAGGTTTTTTATATCAGTTTTCCAGATCAAATGATTGCCTTACAGCAATGTGATTATCCATACCGATTACTGTCTAATCAAGGAGCTGATGCAACGTACAAATGGCCCAATGGTGAAACCACTCCGTTTTTAGATATTAATGGTCCAGGTACTTACAATGTAACCGTTACCCGCTGCGAAGCACCGTATCAAATTAGTTTTAATGTAACATTAAAAACATTCCGGGATACAACCATTCCATTTATGATTTGCAACTATCCGGATTTTTTATTTCCAAATAAATTTGTCGGACCGGGAGCCCGTTTTGTTTGGGATAATGGAGATACCACCGGGTTTAGAGTCATTAGCGGACCAGGTAAATACACTGCCAATGTGAACTATTGTCAGTCTAATTTTAAAATTACATTTGATGTCGGATTGGATCCGATGCCCAATAAAAATTTTGATTTTAATGTTTGTAAATATCCTTTTCAAATTTATGGATTTACAGGACGGGATGGAGTAAGCTACCGATGGACAGATGGAGATACTTCCAAAGGTGTCCGGACAATAAATAATCCGGGATTATATACTGTTGTAAATTATTATTGCCGGGATTCTTTCCGCTATTCATACAATATCTTTTTGGAAAAATTTAATAATCAATCTACGGTGTTACAAGATTCCTGTGCAATTATTGAAGAAGATAGCATTGCATTGGTACCATTTATTGATTATGCAGATTCGTATGAATGGGAAAATGGCGATACGTCCAGAAATCGAAAAGTCAATCGGATCGGCACCTATCGGGTTACTATGAAATATTGCAATCAAGAATTTGTACATGATTTTGAAGTAAAAGATTTTTCTGAATCCTATTTATTATTTCCAAATGTATTTCCTCCAAATTCAGAAATAAAAATCAATAAGATCTACAAACCAGCTGTAAAATATAATGGAATCATTTCAGATTACCATATTGAAATTTACAATCGCTGGGGACAGAAAATTTTTACCAGCAATAAAATTGATGAAGGCTGGAATGGAGACTACAAAGGTGCACAAGCACCCATAGATACCTATACCTATTATGCAACCATGAAAACAGATTGCGGCTCAGCAAAAGTTTTCGCGGAAGCGTGA
- a CDS encoding T9SS type A sorting domain-containing protein — MPIIRQNNASICDENGNLLMYTAGCWISDRLYRPMPNGIINEGAGHDFNCKYGDYLLPNGTLVLPINEDKSQYHILHKFWDFVQDSLTIIASTKLLFSKVDMNLNNGYGDLSIKNQILIDQYQSSSDLTATRHSNNLDWWVISPGRANNKYFIVQMTALGPLPYKEQSIGLDFYFLDDGGSQSCFSPDGKQYARMTPSNGLFLMDFDRSSGTLSNFRNIITGSETNDHTVGVAFSPDSRFVYLSYRWDIYQYDTQDPDPQSALVHLDTWDGYVEDGIWAAGFDAAMLGPDCKIYIRTGTSNKVMHVIHDPNQKGLDCHFQQHGIQLPAWNHASIPNFVNYRLGYEPVCDSNLVMSFIGDPKEFIYDALIYPNPVKKELHIDYYEPNNTIKSISILNSTGQLIKINTFIQTSQQQTLQLDDLQSGIYFVKIILENKRIILKRIVK, encoded by the coding sequence TTGCCAATTATACGCCAAAACAACGCAAGTATATGTGACGAGAATGGCAATTTATTGATGTATACTGCAGGTTGTTGGATTTCAGATAGATTGTACAGACCTATGCCCAATGGAATTATTAATGAAGGAGCTGGACATGATTTTAATTGTAAATATGGAGATTATCTGCTTCCAAATGGAACCTTAGTTTTACCAATTAATGAAGACAAAAGTCAATATCATATTTTACATAAGTTTTGGGATTTTGTCCAGGATTCTTTAACAATTATTGCATCTACGAAGTTATTGTTTTCCAAAGTTGATATGAATTTAAACAATGGGTATGGTGATCTAAGTATTAAAAACCAAATACTTATTGATCAATACCAATCTTCTTCAGATCTTACCGCTACAAGACATAGTAATAATTTAGATTGGTGGGTAATTAGCCCCGGAAGGGCCAACAATAAGTATTTTATAGTTCAGATGACTGCACTGGGTCCTTTACCATATAAAGAACAAAGCATAGGACTGGATTTTTATTTTTTGGATGATGGAGGTTCGCAGTCCTGTTTTTCGCCTGATGGAAAACAATATGCCCGAATGACTCCCAGCAATGGTTTGTTTTTAATGGATTTTGACAGAAGTTCTGGTACGCTAAGTAATTTTAGAAATATTATTACGGGAAGCGAAACCAATGACCATACCGTTGGAGTTGCATTTTCTCCCGATTCCCGTTTTGTGTATTTGAGTTATCGTTGGGATATCTATCAATACGATACCCAAGATCCAGATCCTCAGTCAGCTTTGGTCCATTTAGATACCTGGGATGGATATGTAGAAGATGGTATTTGGGCAGCAGGTTTTGATGCAGCCATGTTGGGGCCAGATTGTAAAATTTACATCCGCACTGGTACCAGTAATAAAGTTATGCATGTGATCCATGATCCCAATCAAAAAGGACTGGATTGTCATTTTCAACAACATGGGATCCAACTGCCTGCCTGGAATCATGCCAGCATCCCAAATTTTGTAAATTATCGCTTGGGTTATGAACCGGTTTGTGATAGCAATCTGGTTATGAGTTTTATTGGAGATCCAAAGGAGTTTATTTATGATGCGTTGATCTATCCCAATCCTGTAAAAAAAGAACTCCATATTGACTACTATGAACCAAATAATACAATAAAATCGATAAGCATCTTAAATTCAACCGGACAGCTAATTAAAATAAACACATTTATACAAACCAGTCAACAACAAACCCTCCAGCTGGATGATTTACAATCTGGTATTTATTTTGTAAAAATTATTTTAGAAAACAAAAGAATTATATTGAAACGAATTGTTAAATAA
- a CDS encoding 50S ribosomal protein L25 has translation METVVLNASPRTAYGKAASKGERDKGLIPCVLYSKGENITFNANPTELRPLLYTPDFKVADIHLNGQVHRCILKDVQAHPVTDSIIHLDFLKLVKGTTVKVQVPLKLMGSAVGVKSGGKLIQRMRTILVKAKSENIVPEVTLDVTKLDLGQTMRVKDINPIDGIEILNPGSTPVVGVEIPRALKSAAAETAAPAKAAAPAKAAAPAKAAAPAAAKPAGPAKK, from the coding sequence ATGGAAACAGTAGTTTTAAATGCCAGTCCGAGAACCGCTTATGGTAAAGCAGCTTCAAAAGGCGAAAGAGATAAAGGTTTGATTCCCTGTGTTTTATACTCAAAAGGGGAGAATATTACCTTTAATGCTAATCCAACGGAGTTAAGACCTTTGTTGTATACTCCGGATTTTAAAGTAGCTGATATCCATCTAAATGGGCAGGTTCACCGCTGTATTTTGAAAGATGTACAGGCGCATCCGGTAACGGATAGTATCATTCACCTTGATTTTTTAAAATTGGTGAAGGGAACTACTGTTAAAGTTCAGGTGCCTTTAAAGTTGATGGGTTCTGCTGTAGGTGTAAAATCAGGAGGTAAGTTGATTCAAAGAATGCGTACCATATTGGTGAAAGCTAAATCTGAAAATATTGTTCCGGAAGTTACACTCGATGTTACAAAATTGGATTTGGGTCAAACGATGAGAGTAAAAGACATTAATCCTATAGATGGTATTGAAATTTTAAATCCAGGAAGTACACCGGTTGTCGGAGTTGAAATTCCAAGAGCACTTAAGAGTGCTGCTGCTGAAACTGCGGCTCCTGCAAAAGCTGCTGCACCAGCCAAAGCCGCTGCTCCTGCTAAAGCGGCCGCTCCTGCTGCTGCCAAGCCAGCTGGTCCAGCTAAGAAATAA
- a CDS encoding adenylate kinase, which produces MIQFILFGPPGSGKGTQAAKLADKYDLYHISTGDLFRSETANKTPLGLKALEFMSQGQLVPDEITIGMLKNKMSSLQKVSGFIYDGFPRTSPQADALDCLLEESNQSIDLLLSLQVPEDEIVKRILNRGKTSGRTDDNDEAIIRKRIQVYLDETSIVFEHYAKTGKSKHINGMGTIDEIFERLCHELDQICK; this is translated from the coding sequence ATGATTCAATTTATTTTGTTTGGACCTCCGGGTTCTGGAAAAGGAACCCAGGCTGCCAAATTAGCAGACAAATACGATTTATACCATATTTCAACGGGTGATTTGTTCCGTTCTGAAACTGCAAATAAAACCCCTCTGGGCCTCAAAGCATTGGAATTTATGAGCCAGGGTCAATTGGTTCCAGATGAAATTACCATAGGGATGCTTAAAAATAAAATGAGCTCATTGCAGAAAGTCAGTGGCTTTATCTATGATGGCTTCCCACGCACCAGTCCGCAGGCAGATGCCTTGGATTGCTTATTGGAGGAATCCAACCAGTCTATAGATTTACTATTATCCTTACAGGTGCCCGAAGATGAAATTGTGAAGCGCATTTTAAACAGAGGAAAAACATCGGGCAGAACGGACGATAATGATGAAGCAATTATTCGAAAACGGATTCAAGTTTATTTAGATGAGACTTCTATAGTTTTTGAACATTATGCTAAAACGGGAAAGTCAAAACATATCAACGGAATGGGTACTATTGATGAGATCTTTGAAAGATTGTGCCATGAATTGGATCAAATCTGCAAATAA
- a CDS encoding amidohydrolase, whose amino-acid sequence MSNLRISLCQTDCIWQDASANRHHLEKKIEALNSSTTDLIILPEMFSTGFSMESEKLAESMTGPSIAWMQNLSNQLDLALTGSLIIEALGHYYNRLVWLEPGMSSPKIYDKKHLFSLANEHKHYHPGTQKLILEYKSWKIALFICYDLRFPVWSRNVEGVDLMIYVANWPNKRSFAWKSLLPARAIENQCYVAGVNRIGEDANQILYSGDSAVYDFEGRQIMDLGSQDAIQTIELNQHELRVYQRAYPFLKDADRFHF is encoded by the coding sequence ATGTCCAATTTAAGAATCAGCCTCTGTCAAACAGATTGCATCTGGCAAGATGCTTCTGCCAATAGACATCATCTTGAAAAAAAAATAGAGGCATTAAATTCTTCAACAACAGATCTCATCATATTGCCGGAAATGTTTTCGACAGGTTTTTCAATGGAATCAGAAAAATTGGCTGAATCGATGACTGGACCAAGTATCGCGTGGATGCAAAATCTTTCAAATCAATTAGACCTGGCCCTTACCGGAAGTTTGATAATTGAAGCATTGGGCCACTATTACAACCGCTTGGTTTGGCTCGAACCAGGAATGTCAAGTCCTAAAATTTATGATAAAAAACATCTCTTTAGTTTGGCCAATGAGCACAAACACTATCACCCTGGTACCCAAAAATTAATTCTTGAATACAAATCCTGGAAAATAGCGCTATTTATCTGTTATGATCTTCGATTTCCGGTTTGGTCGCGAAATGTGGAAGGAGTGGATTTGATGATTTATGTAGCCAATTGGCCTAATAAGAGAAGTTTTGCCTGGAAAAGTCTGTTACCGGCACGTGCCATAGAGAATCAGTGTTATGTAGCAGGAGTCAATCGGATTGGAGAGGACGCTAATCAAATCCTCTATTCAGGAGATTCTGCAGTATATGATTTTGAAGGAAGGCAAATTATGGATCTTGGTAGCCAAGATGCTATTCAAACCATTGAATTAAACCAACATGAGTTACGGGTTTATCAACGGGCTTATCCATTTTTGAAAGATGCCGACCGCTTTCATTTTTAA